In the Arachis ipaensis cultivar K30076 chromosome B04, Araip1.1, whole genome shotgun sequence genome, ATCACAGTTTAAATACACATGCCTGAGTGACTTGAGTTTCCATATTTTGTTTGGTAGAGTAATAGAGTGTTTAATCCATAAGTATAGCGTTTCTAGATTCCAAAGGTTGCATATAGAAGCTAAAACTTCATCTCCAATTGTTCTAGAAGATGCTGTAACTTTCAAAAACCTTAGATGGATCAATGTCGTCAATCCACGAGGTGATAAACATAGCCTCACTTGGTTCATGTCCAATACACGAGCCAACTTGAAGCCATTCTTTATCTGTTTCCACCCTTCTGATTCATTCTCCCAGTAAGTGTTTTCACCAAACAGAAGCAGAGAGCGTGCAGATGATTGGTTATCTTCGGTTAGCCTCAGTTCTCCTCTATACTGGAGAGACATCCTACGAGAATTACACTTGATAGCATCCAAATTTGTGCACACTTCCATAAATTTATTTTCCCTACTCTCTGAAATGCATAGGTCACGAAGAAGATCATGGACTCGACATGTCTTCACACCCCCATCAGTCCTCCTACTTGCCACTTGCACCAAGCTCCGTTCCACCAGCTTATCTAAATACATGTCAGCAATATCTTCTACTTCTGGTGAATTTGATGGTCCAACTTCTTTTTTCTGAATGAACCCTTCAGCTATCCACAGTTGACACAATCTTCTCACATTGATTTCATAATCTTCAGGATACACTCCCAAATAAAGAAAGCATGGCTTTAATGTTTGAGGAAGGTCATCATAGCTAAGCTTCAGAATATTGGTCACAATTCGATATTCTTCCTCCTGAACAAGATACCAAGAAACATTATTCTTGATTTTAAGCCATTCTCTTGGTGACCTCTCTTTTTTGGCAACCATACCGGCTAACACAATGATGGCAAGTGGCAAACCTTTACAAGCATTAGCCATTTCTTTTCCAGGAAGTTCAAGTTCATGAGGACATTTTTCTTTACCAAACACCTTTTTACAGAATAATTCCCAACTTTTACTTTCGTCAAGAAATGGAAGTTCGTAAGTGAAGATTGCTCTTGTATAATGAGAGATATCTTCAATACGTGTGGTTATCAATATTCTACTACCATTGTTTTCATCAGGAAAGGCTTCTTGCAACTCGTCCCACACTTGAATATTCCAGATGTCGTCTAGGATTACCAGGTATTTTTTTCCACTCATGCATTCTCtgacttttcttttcattttctctttatcATTTAAATCTTTATACTCCTCTGAGGATAACCCCAAAAGCTTCAAAAGGCTCAGTAGTAATTCTTGTGCTCTGTAATGGTTGGACACAAAACCCCACACATGACACGGGAACATGCTCTTGATCTTCTTGTTGTTGTAGATCTTTCGAGCAAGAGTGGTCTTTCCCAAGCCACCCATGCCTAATATGCAAACAACTCTACGACTCGAATCTCCTCTTCTGGCGAGGTGGTTAATCACCTCATCAGAGTCATGCACCAAGCCTACTACCTCCTCTTCTTCCACATTCCTCCTTTTCGCAATCAATGAGTCTTTTGCAAATTCTTTGTTTCCATTATGACTTTCAAAATCACCTTGTTGGATGCCATATTTAGACTTGTTTTGATAAATCTCATCGATCCTTCTTTTGATGCTGTTAATCTGATCACTCACCTCATGGAACATCATCACATGGTCTTTGCTGTGGAAGAACTTCCCCAACATGTTTCTGCTTCTTTGATTGTTGACATTGACGACATAGGTGTCTACTACATCTTCAGCTTGGTATGCTACATTTCTGATTTGGTTCACCACTTCTTTCACAAATGGATCCTCACGCTTTCCTTCAGAACTCTTGATAAAGATGTTCATGAACTTCAGTTCATCATTTAGGGACCTGATTTGATCTTTTACGCTAGAAAGCAAAGTCACTTCACTAACAAGCAGCCGTGACAAGTTGTCCAGTGCAAAGTTAACAACACTAtcaatcattttttattttcGGATCCTATGAAAAAATTAAAGGAAGATTGTTAATTAAGTGTATTAAGAAAGAAAGTAAGATCATccataagaaaaaaaatgaataaaatataaatattagatAGAAACAAACATACATATATGATGGGTTAATCATAATTGATAATCAATGTCATTCAATCTCATTTTTTTACTTGACATGAAAATAAATTAATCAGATAATGAGATAATACTTAATAACAAGAACATACAATATTGTGAAATTTATAGTATTTTatatatcaaattaaaagaatttagaaacaattttttttaaaaaataaatattttatataaattaccAGAATAAACCAATTGAAACCCAAAATTATCCAGATCTTCCAAATCAAACATGACTACTGAATGTCCCAAGATCcatttctatataaatcaaaTCTATTAAATTCGATTTACGAAACCAATACTAAATCGAATTTATTAAATTTGAATTGCATACAAATTGACATATATTTATAAATCGAAACAAATAACTTCGATTTGTACATACATGTAAATCGAAACAAAGAGATTCGATTTATATTTGTTAGGAAATCGAATCTATTACATTCGATTTATACACGTGAACAGATGCCATGGTAAATTGAAGCCAACAGTTTCGATTTAGTATGATGATTTAATTCGAAACCATTAGTTGTgtttattaaatataataatttttagtttaatttatcaaaaataaatactaaaagtttatttaaaattatcttttaaaaactaatttaataaattatttaacaaTATAATTTCTTCCTTataactccgcctatgttacacttgcggtatatagccggtcccaagcccagataaaggaggagggttgtgttaggtcttcgacaaccaacataaaaatatagtcgaACCCCCATGAtatgaatcaaagacattattgcgctaaagctaggtcgttgcccggaagcaacgcgctgtatggctcgagtacggtgtcaaatgagcaagagccgctgcatcggtgcccgaatatagtgttaaatgagcaaggatTCTCGCGTTTTCATGAACGGAcaagggtaaataagctagttcacaaagtaaaaggtaaaggttggagcgacagaaggttgagatttagGACATGGAATATAGGCACCCTAATaggaaagtccatggaggtggtggacaccatgacaaggaggaagattaacattatgtgcctacaagaaacaaaatgggttggtgcgaaggctagggaatttgatacttctggtttcaaactttggtatataggaaaggtgaagaataagaatggggttggaataattgtgggTAAGCAGTgaaagaaggacgtagtggatgttaAGAGGGTGGGAGattggatcatctctatcaaacttgtggtggagggaggtgctttccatgtgattagcgccgatgcaccgcaagtgggttcggacgaacaacacaagataatgttttgggaggatctagagagtttggttcaagacatacttttgggagataagattttcttaggaggagatttaaatggccatgttgggagagaagtgactggatatgtgaatattcacggaggccatggtttcggggtgatcaatgccgagggtaaaactattttggacttttcctcaacctttaatcttctcatcgcaaatacatattttaaaaagagagacgaacatcttataacctataagagtggcatgacaagctctcaaattgacttcttcttgttgaggagagtcgaccgaaaattttgcattaattgtaaaattatcccaggagagagtttgacaacacaacatagggtgctcgtcatggatttacgcgttgagcaaaagttgaggaaaagacatcatacgaagaacccaaggacgaggtggtggcagatgaaaggtgaggaacaaagaagattcctaagacgggtaggagaagcgGCAAAGTAGGATGGGAATGAAAGCGCgaaagagatgtggagggagatggcagaagttattagaagaacagcaaaagaaagctttggtgaatctaaaagaataggaccaagagacaaggagtcatggtggtggaatgcgagtgtacaagataagataaagataaaaagggagtgctttaaagagtggtctctATGCCGCAACGCAGATAACtggaaaaaatataaggcggctaagaaagagacaaaagtggctgtaagtgaagtaagaacaagagtatatgagGGCCTCTACtagtctttgggcacgaaagaaggagaaaaatgtatatatagaatcgcaaagagccgtgaaagaagaacgagagatttggatcaagttaagtgcataaaggataaggatggagatgTGTTggttcaagaggagaagattaatgaaaggtggaagagctacttctacgagttatttaatgagggacagaagacttTTCCAAGCCTTGGTCGATTacgcacaagggaagaagatcaaaactttgactactatcggaggatccgagacttcgaggtaaaagaggctctaaagcagatgaaaaatggcagggcagtaggacctgataatatcccgattgaggtttggaagggtcttggagaaaaaggcatcaactggttaaccaagctttttaatgagattttaagggggatatacaaagttgcggaaactatagagggatcaagcttatgagtcataccatgaagttatgggaaatggTGATAgaatggaggttgagaaaagagacacaagtaacagagaaccaatttggatttatgctaggcagatctaccactgaagcgatataccttttaagaaggatgatgaagaggtatcgtagtaataaaaagggatctacatatggtgtttattgatttggaaaaagcgtatgatagagtaccaagggaggtcttatggaaggttttagaaaagaggagagtaaggatcgcatatattcgtgcaattaaagacatgtatgatggggccacaactagtgtgaagactcaaggtggtgtgacagaggaattttctattggtataggattacaccagggatcatccttaagtccataccttttcacattagtcttggaagtactcacagagcacatccaagatcCTGTGCCATGGTgtatgctttttgccgatgatattgtccttatgggagagtcaagggaagacctaaataagaagttggagttatggagagaagctctagaagtgtatggtttgcgcataagccgtagcaagacgaaatatatggaatgtaagttcagtttgagaagggaaaaccctaatatagaggtgaagattggagaaaacagcctacgaaaagttaaaagttttaagtatcttgggtgcatcatacaggataatggagagattgaacatgatgtaaatcataggatccaagcaggttggtcaaaatggcggagtgcatctggttttatatgcgacaaaaaagtgcctttaaaacttaaaggtaaattctatcgcaccgctataagatcggctatgctttatggtacggagtgttgggcagcTAAAGGGGAGCatgaacataagctgagtgtggcagagatgaaaatgttgagatggatgagtggtcatacgcgattggataaaataaggaacgaagatataagggagagagttggagtagcacccattgtggaaaagatggttgaatcgcgtcttaggtggtttggacatgtgagaagaagaccgatagaacatccagtcaggagggtggatgagatggaagatggacaaggggcgaaaggcagaggaagacctaagaagaccatccatgaggtggtcaaacgagatctatatgtaaacggtctctctgtagacatgatacatgatagagcacaatgacgtcgtttgattcatgtagccgaccccacttagtgggacaagactttgttgttgttgtataatTTCTTCCTTATAATCTTGAAAGTTATTTTGACTCATTTACAAGCATTTTTTTaagtaacaaaaaaaaaggaagaaaagagcTATCAAAATTTGTTCAAGAAAAATGGCatgcctctctttctctctcatctatctttcttttaatttcaataGCTTATCTATGAATAAAtttgcagaaaaataaagattgtTGAATAATTTAGTAATATATAGAAATTGAACGAGTTTGAATTTTGTTAATTTAATAGTTATTATTGAAAATTATCaacatcaataataataataataataataataataataataataataataataaaaagcaaggtccaaggctctaagcatcaattaTTAGGAAGGTAAAATATGATTAAAAGTTCAAAGAGTTATTTTTcgaaccatatgcttgtggtatgaatgtgtcaagtaaccctAAAGCAACCGATAACTCTAAGAAGAGGTCataagaaaataactaaaagagTCTTGAAAGATTCACTAGAAAATTGTGTGTGTTCAAGAGAGATACACAGACATAAGGTTTTATTCTTTTGCGCATGCAACTTCGAAGAACCGGTAATCTTGAAGATTTCTTAGTGTAAAACACAACTTCATAGctactttataattttttttatttcccaGAAGGTAGAAATTTAGATGAAGTCAACCTCATatgaaattgatagttgagagtcgttagatgagaATTCAGtcaaatcaattaaattatttaaagactCTCAACTATCTCTCAACTATCTGACTACACCTGAATTTATATAATTCGTGGTAATTCAgtctagtaaaaataaaataaaaaaaaaatgaacgaagaaaaataaataatagttaTAAGTATGTAGGAGCAATTTGTTGAAGTACTTGTTCTTCTGTTGCTATATGAATCTCTCACTCACACCcttcttttttttcctctttaTCAATATTTCAGATCTTCTATGTTCGTACATCTATATATGTCATATGCATATCTAAGTTTATGATCTTAATATTACCTTTAcagtaataatataatatatttgcAATAATGGTTCTTCTTTAATCTTTGTATAGCAATCTACATAAACATTTTGAGTAACTAATTGTTAGgcttcattttaaaaaaaaaaaaatctctttctcttaaaagaaaatataaaaaaaataatgataaatctGAATAGATGAATGAGTTAATTCGTCTTATCTAGATTCTTCTTCATGTCAAATATATGGATCTTTTGAATAGCCATATGCTAACTTAAATCTTGTACTTTGTTTGTTTAAAATAcattttttgtcaaattttattaattaaccACCAACACATCTTTGTTTTAGAAAAAATTCAAGCAAAAAAAAGAAATCAAGTAGTAGCATAGTTATTACATATCCAATTATACTCACCGAACTATGTATAGGTGAAAAATCTTGAAGCACAAGGTGTGTCGATTGTATCTGTATCCTTATTATTCAAATGGAATATATTTCCGAATTTccctaaaacaataaagaaagaaaatatgaagtgAATCAAATCAATCAAACATATGAGAGAAAATAAATGATCAGCACGTACCAGTAATTAAGAGAGAAGGCAGACATAAAAATCTGTGGAAGAAGAGCAAGCAAGACACAGAATGAAACTATGAATAGGGAGGCAACACGATTTCAAGCTAAGAAAGTAAAGTCAACTCACTTAAAAAATTCATTGGTATAAAAGAAATTGAAGGTAATTGTGATattataatagaaataaaaagtaCTAATTCAATTAAATTATCTATGCACAAGTGGATGATTATAATAGAAATGAAAAGTATAAAAATGTGCATTATTACACCTAAACAAATATACATTATTGTTAAGGTCAACGCATCCCATTAATTAATTATGACATGATTGAGCAGACCCAAGTAGATGCATGTGCAAGTGTTAATTAATTCATAGTGGATTGTTTGCTATGAAGATGATACAACATACATGCTTATTGTAACTGTATGTTTTAGGACTAATTATTGaattttatggtattttttgagTTTAGGCTTTTAGCTAGACATTCTTTGGCATGCACATTGATTCTTCAAGTTACTGATAAAGTTTGTTGATTTCACAAATCAAGTGGATGGATTGAAATCACAATGGCGAAAACATATAAAGCAATTAGTTGTCATTTTTATCACCAAAGGTAGCAACGTTGCAAGGAGAAACTTTCTTTGATATTACGTCAAAAGTCAATTTTTTTGTGTCATGATTTAAATTAGGGTTTAACTAACCTCTCTCTTTAAAATACAAGTTAAGAATGTTAATAatagaaaattttaaataatttacttTAATAAATACACAATAAATATATTGATAANNNNNNNNNNNNNNNNNNNNNNNNNNNNNNNNNNNNNNNNNNNNNNNTTTTTTATAAAAACTTTTTTAATTAGTAATTTTATTATCACAgcccaaaatgagccatgacCGGCGCTCAGGAAAATAGTCCCCTAGCAAGTCTAACCGACTCAAATATAAGTTGAATAAGAAAGTTACAAATATTAtacaagttctaaaataaataattatacacttataacaaaattaaaataattaaaaatagttgGATCATGCCTCTGTCGTATGGAGCATATATACATCTAAAAACTCGTCAACAAATAAGTACTCATTGCAGATCGTACATCTTGAATTGAAAGCCTCACATAGACAAGTAATTGTTCCTGAAAAATACTTTTAGAAAAAcagggtgagttttgcaactcaatgactagacaatacatctataatcggcatgagaccatataaacattatatcaaaataattttaattagaaaataatacttgataataataagtgaatcaataagagagttctcatacagaaatcaaatcaaaagtccacacttgAGCGGCTTcacctctatgggtagccctttcctcttgtgtttcctaacagaataacagatctaGCGTGTGgtctacacgttaggctagcaacacccctgctagctggagtctgagttagatgcatctaaaTTAACGTCATAACCACCATTAACTAcagttttctaatacgagcctcccaaaccaattcaaaacatataatttcaaatacaacaaatccttgatctttcaaatatataaggtatagaatcaaatcaaatcatattttacTTTTTCATCAGAAATCTTTCCAATCATACTTCTCAATCATAAGAAATTTCAAACATATTTCACAATCTTTAAAGTAAGTGAGTACTAACAATtacttcaatgcttcaaaaacagattttcaagtaaaatcaaacaTTTTAGAATGATACAAAATttcatcaaaaatatatatagtttaaaaaaaatagatattcaagtaaaatcaaatattttagaagtgcaaaacttcatcaaaaatatatatagtctcatgtataGTTCCGAAAGCATAAACTTCATAAAAacgaattatttaaataaatcaattatactaatcaatttaaaatcattcaagacaaatatagtgagtataattcaaagatcatactAGTTATagatcaaaataattatagatgcacaatcaaacaattataaaTATAAAGTCTACTCACAATTTGGTCTCAAGGGACCGAAGATACCGAACCCGGAGTGCCAAAATCCAAGGTGAGGAGGATTGAAGTAAAATGGAACGAATGAGCGTAGGATTTGGATTAGGGCAGCGACAAGGTGGAGCTGCGATAGTTTGGGTTATTGACAGGAACGGTTTAGCTCCAGCAGCACCAACAGTTCCATTAGCAACCAAGGTTCACCCGAACGACGACTGGTGACAGAACAACCCTCTATTCACGACGGCTCCTCTCGCACATTCTGTTTCTTTCTCTTCGAGCTCTCTCTTCTGTCTCAATGATGGCGACGGCGACTTGGCATGGCAGCGGTTGAAGCTCAGCGGCAACGTAGACAAGGCGCGGCGGCTGTCCGTCCTCGTCTCCTCTCTCACGCTCGTCCCCTCTCTCGGATGCATCTCTCGGTTCTAGCCTCTGATGACAACGCGATGGCAACGAGCTGGACGCGGCTAGCAGCGACGCGACAAGACACGAATGGCGAGCTCCAGGCCGGCGGTGACGAGGTGTGGCCCTCTCTCTCCTCGCGTGGACAGCTCCCCCACgtcttatcttctttttttttttttttctggttattACATTTATCATGTGTCCTAAAAATATATATTAGCTAAACCCGTTTCATAAAACTTAGATATATAGTGAAGGAGGTGAGAGTTAAACTCATAATTTTCTTCGTATAATGACTTATAATAAATGAAGCAACCACTaaactaattagttaatttaataatttagagcattagttttttattttttattttattaatatgtatgaaattcgaaatgattgaattttatatttatttaaaaaaattgatatttctgTAGATAAGATAGgatagggtttagaattttagagTACGGGTAGGGTTCTCAACCCACAGATAAAATAtgatagagttttaataaaattttcaactcgCAAGTAGGGTTAGAGTAGGATACAAACCCTACTCTCTACCCTACTCATTGCCAGCTCTATATTACACAGTTTACACTCCTCTCTCTAACCATTTGGGATCATTAATTTCCTTCCAATTTCAGTTTCAGATCTTCCAAATCACATCCAAAAAATTCTTCAATCACAATATTAAACATGTCGGTAATActagagagacaaaaaaaaagGCAACCaaaacttatcttatttatcattcattaattattgtaataattaataaatattaaataagataagttaggaCTATTTTTTACTAATTTTCTTTAGTTACCAAATATTTCTGTAAACATACAAATTCTCTTCAAACAAGCTAAATAAGTAAATAGCATCCAAAAAACTTCAGAACATTATTAAACCTAAAAAAATCTTAAATTCTTCCAACCCTACCTAATCATAAacctacaaaaaagaaaaagtcaaaaagTCAAAAAAAAATCTCCAGAACTTTAGAATCAGAGCATCACATAGCATTATCTTTTATTATGTTATAAGAAAGGAATTATCTAATCTAAATCACATATTTAATTCTCAAAAATTGATTAACCATCTTTATTAGTTTGCTCATATA is a window encoding:
- the LOC107635641 gene encoding disease resistance protein RPP13, which gives rise to MIDSVVNFALDNLSRLLVSEVTLLSSVKDQIRSLNDELKFMNIFIKSSEGKREDPFVKEVVNQIRNVAYQAEDVVDTYVVNVNNQRSRNMLGKFFHSKDHVMMFHEVSDQINSIKRRIDEIYQNKSKYGIQQGDFESHNGNKEFAKDSLIAKRRNVEEEEVVGLVHDSDEVINHLARRGDSSRRVVCILGMGGLGKTTLARKIYNNKKIKSMFPCHVWGFVSNHYRAQELLLSLLKLLGLSSEEYKDLNDKEKMKRKVRECMSGKKYLVILDDIWNIQVWDELQEAFPDENNGSRILITTRIEDISHYTRAIFTYELPFLDESKSWELFCKKVFGKEKCPHELELPGKEMANACKGLPLAIIVLAGMVAKKERSPREWLKIKNNVSWYLVQEEEYRIVTNILKLSYDDLPQTLKPCFLYLGVYPEDYEINVRRLCQLWIAEGFIQKKEVGPSNSPEVEDIADMYLDKLVERSLVQVASRRTDGGVKTCRVHDLLRDLCISESRENKFMEVCTNLDAIKCNSRRMSLQYRGELRLTEDNQSSARSLLLFGENTYWENESEGWKQIKNGFKLARVLDMNQVRLCLSPRGLTTLIHLRFLKVTASSRTIGDEVLASICNLWNLETLYLWIKHSITLPNKIWKLKSLRHVYLNCDDIFRELTQIESIMQRMKMEEATKIFKGWSGGASMSKMKIGETKVENLQTLHNICLNARTASVLKKGMFPNLTKLTLRGEVTELPEAPEKEFLENSLQCLNKLRTLKLLGIAILPLDRNAYPTSLTKITISFGQLDARIIKTLGQLANLQILKLGGRGIYGDVDCVAGDFPQLRVLQCGADMVDGRWKVEKGAMPQIRYCNIPHIRD